The genomic window AGGGATATTTTAGATCATCGAGATTAATGAAGGATCGGAGTGGGGAGAAGAAAGATACAAACCCAGAAatagtgagagagagaagatagCTGACACGTTTGTTCAGTTGTATCAGTGCAGAGCATATAACAGGCAAAATCCGCCAAAGTTACAagcatttgattttgttccaCTCATATTTTAACACGTGGCTTTAGTACTTGGGTTTGGTAGTTGCGGCCCATTGTTTGTTGGGCTTAATAACTCAAAGCCTTTAGGTTTTTGAGATTCTGACATCAAATTTAGAAAGCAAAAAGAGGGAGAGAGCATATTGGTTGGTGGTAAATGACAATTTTATATATCCAGAAGAGTTCATAAAGTTATGTCATCGAATAatgttttcataaataaataaaaatgtgcgttttagaaaataatatttatttcatcGTCTTTTTCCATAAACGCGGATCTCTTTATTCACactcttaattattttatcatatgaGACAAttgcatataaaaaaaaaaaacctgaaCTGTGTGTTTGGTGAGAATTCCAGTTTATTCTTTTTCACTAATGCTCAGAAATCATCATTCTTATTTGGAAATATGCACTAAATAAAATACACAATGGACAAAGCTCTTGGATAAAGTTTTCAAAGTAACACAAGAGGCAGCTTCTTGAGGTTTTCTCTCTTCCAACTTTTTTGCTTTACTTACTACTGAGGTTTTCTATTCCTTTGGAAGCTTCGTTGATGGGTTCAACACAAGATCTAAAATGtaacatttcttttcttaaatttcCTGCAAAGTTCGATgtagttcatgtttttttttttccattcttTTCCTTATAAAGTGTCGTCCACATTTGCTTGACGGGATACAAAACGAAACCCAAGTCTCTGTCTTCGtctccttctttcttcttctctctgtcatcattttgcttttttttcttctcctacATGCCCTAGATTTTGGGTTTCTGAAATAAAAAATGGCTCACACTAGGACTTTCACTTCCAGAAACCGTAGCGTTTCTCTCTCAAACCCATCTTTCTCCATTGACGGATTTGACAACTCAACTGTGACTTTAGGCTACACGGGTCCTCTTCGAACCCAGAGAATAAGACCTCCTTTAGTGCAAATGAGTGGTCCTATTCACTCTACTCGCAGAACAGaacctctcttctctccttctcctcaaGAATCTCCTGATTCCTCTTCTACCGTTGATGTTCCACCTGAAGATGATTTCGTCTTCAAAAACGCAAATCTCTTGAGATCTGGACAATTAGGGATGTGCAATGATCCTTACTGCACTACTTGCCCTTCTTACTACAACCGCCAAGCTGCTCAATTGCACACTTCCAGAGTTTCTGCCTCTAGGGTATGATATTTCTACTTACCTTGAGACTCAAGTAAACATTATACATAGCAGCTGACACAAGagtattttactttcttttgtcttgtttaGTTTCGCACTGTTCTGTATGGTGATGCTAGAGGTTGGGCTAAGCGATTTGCCTCCTCTGTTCGTAGATGCTTACCCGGAATAATGAATCCTCATTCCAAATTTGTTCAAGTCTGGACTAGAGTCTTAGCCTTTTCAAGCTTAGTGGCCATTTTTATAGAccctctcttctttttcctcttatTGATCCAACAAGTATGTCTCCTTCTCTTGCTCTATCAATCTCCTTCTTGACTGTATACGTTTTCATGAGTTTGATACTGCAGGACAACAAATGCATAGCGATTGATTGGCGTGCGACTAAAGTATTGGTGTCTCTTAGAAGTATAACGGATCTTATATTCTTCATTAACATTCTGCTTCAGGTGTGTCTCCATTGCTCCTATCTCATATCTAAGGAAATTCATTGGCTTTAACGCTTCTTTGGTCTTATGTGTTGCAGTTTAGGTTGGCCTATGTAGCTCCTGAGTCTAGAATAGTTGGTGCCGGCCAGTTAGTTGATCATCCAAGAAAAATTGCTCGCCATTACTTCCGAGGAAAGTTTCTCCTTGACATGTTCATAGTCTTTCCCATTCCACAGATAATGATATTAAGGATAATACCATTACACTTAGGCACACGCAGGGAAGAATCTGAGAAACAGATTTTACGCGCTACGGTTCTTTTTCAATACATTCCAAAGTTATATAGACTCTTACCTCTTCTTGCTGGACAAACATCTACTGGCTTCATATTTGAGTCAGCTTGGgctaattttgttattaatctTCTCACCTTCATGCTTGCTGGTCACGCTGTTGGCTCTTGCTGGTATCTCTCTGCTCTGCAGGTATATAGTAGAAGATCAGTGTCTTTAAAGATTCTCTTCATATCTATCAAGTGATTtaaagattgtttttgttgtattgCTTTTTTCAGAGAGTTAAGAAATGCATGCTGAATGCTTGGAATATTTCTGCGGATGAACGTAGAAATCTTATCGATTGTGCTCGTGGAAGTTATGCATCGAAGTCACAACGAGATCTGTGGAGAGATAATGCTAGTGTCAATGcttgttttcaagaaaatggtTATACCTATGGGATCTATTTGAAGGCAGTGAATCTTACCAATGAATCTAGTTTCTTCACAAGATTCAGTTATTCTCTGTATTGGGGATTCCAAGTAAGTTCATTTCAGGTTTGGTTGATGTTGCAGCTATTAGTCTTTGAATCACTCTTTAACTAATGTTGAAATGTTTTCAACTCTGAAAGCAAATAAGCACACTTGCTGGAAACTTATCCCCAAGTTACTCAGTGGGTGAGGTTTTCTTTACAATGGGTATCATTGGACTAGGGCTTTTGCTTTTTGCGCGGCTTATCGGTAACATGCACAACTTCCTTCAATCACTTGATCGAAGGTAAATCACATTTCATCAACAATGTTCTGAAAAGGGATGGTGAATTTCTTGGCTAATGCATGTTCTGTTTTAGGAGGATGGAAATGATGCTGAGAAAGCGTGATGTGGAGCAGTGGATGAGCCATAGACGTTTGCCAGAAGATATAAGAAAGTCTGTGCACTGTGGCATTTGATTTTCTCAGGCTGTGTAATGTGATATTCATAACTAATCAACTGTTCAACTTTTTCAGGAGGGTGAGAGAGGTTGAGCGGTACACTTGGGCTGCGACAAGAGGAGTTAACGAAGAATTGCTATTTGAGAACATGCCTGATGACCTTCAAAGAGATATAAGAAGACACCTCTTCAAATTTCTCAAGAAGGTAATAAGCAACAGCCTCATGACAGCATTAGTCAGTATTCATTTTGTGTACTCAGACTCCACAGTGTTGCAAAAAGCTAGTTCTGAATCCAAGTGTTAATGAGTTTGCAGGTGAGAATATTTTCGTTGATGGATGAATCAGTTTTAGATTCAATCAGAGAGAGGCTGAAACAGAGGACTTACATAAGGAGTAGCACGGTGTTGCATCACAGAGGTCTAGTAGAGAAAATGGTATTCATAGTGAGAGGTGAGATGGAGAGCATTGGAGAAGACGGTTCTGTTCTTCCTTTATCAGAAGGAGACGTTTGTGGTGAAGAACTTCTCACTTGGTGCCTCTCTTCTATAAACCCCGGTACTAATAACATTTGAGTGTTCATAACTCttaatgttttttggttagaaaCTTGGAACTTTGGAGCTGAATACGTTTTGAAACTTGCAGATGGGACGAGGATAAAGATGCCACCAAAGGGATTGGTTAGCAACAGAAATGTTAGGTGTGTGACAAACGTGGAGGCGTTTTCGCTGAGTGTAGCAGATCTTGAAGATGTAACAAGCTTGTTTTCAAGATTCTTAAGAAGCCATCGAGTGCAAGGAGCTATAAGGTACGAGTCTCCTTATTGGAGGTTACGAGCAGCTATGCAGATCCAAGTGGCTTGGAGATACCGAAAGAGACAACTCCAGAGATTAAACACTGCTCACTCCAATTCCAACCGTtaaatttgatgatgatgtttggtttggtagattagtaattttattttgaagtaTAAAGCTTAGTGATTCACTATAAAAGATGAATCGATGATTCATTCGTTGTAATCAATTCACTCATTAGTGTTTCTTAAGTATCTTTTTGCTGTTTTTCCAATCATACGGTATAATTTTACTTCAGGTCACTCGGCTTGAGTAACTTGGGCTCATAATTTCGGCCCATTCTAATTGatcttaaattaataattaatcaagCCTGGATAATGAATGATTTTTGCCTTTTCGGTACTTCTTTACTGTAAGAAGTTAATTAAGACAAAGAAACGGAAACAGCCATGTAGTTAATGACATTTTGCCTCCAATAATTAGGGCCAATTAATTAGTTACAGTTGGTAATCAAATAAAGGAATTTTCGAATTCGTGAATATTCAAAAGgaaataaatgttaaaaacacaGAGGAGAGAGAAGCCTCACGGACACGAAATAATAAACAATGTAATAAAAGTCAGTGTTTGACTTTTCCAGACATGAGTTTTATTTACAATAATACACTTCCTTGACCTGGGctacgaagaagaagaccccTGACTTGGtcatcatctcctttcttatttcttcttcttcttatcaaaaTTACTAAAACTCTCTGCTTCAACTTCCTTCTCCGCCTCAAATTTTCCCTTTATGCCTAGATTCTAGCCTTCTAGGGTCTTCTTGAAACCGTGATTTTGGTCAAGAAATGGCTTCCCACAACGAAAACGATGATATTCCCATGCTTCCGATTTCAGACCCATCATCTCGTACTAGAGCCAGAGCTTTCACTTCCAGGAGTCGTAGCGTTTCTCTCTCAAACCCTACTTCCTCCATTGAAGGATTTGACACTTCCACTGTGGTTTTAGGCTACACGGGTCCTCTTCGAACTCAGAGACGTCCTCCTTTAGTTCAAATGAGTGGTCCTCTTACCTCTACTCGCAAGCATGaacctctctttcttcctcatcctTCTTCTGATTCCGTTGGTGTCTCTTCTCAGCCTGAGAGGTATCCTTCTTTTGCTGCTCTTGAACATAAAAACTCCTCAGAGGATGAGTTCGTTTTGAAACACGCAAATCTCTTGAGGTCTGGACAATTGGGAATGTGTAATGATCCTTACTGTACTACTTGCCCTTCTTACTACAACCGTAAGGCTGCTCAAATCCCTACTTCTAGAGTTTCTGCCCTTTTTGATTCCACggtaaagttttgatttttgttactttacATTCACAAATATAGCTTCAGGATCAAGTAAATGTCGTTGAAACagagtcttttgttttcttgctaGTTCCATAACGCTCTGTATGATGATGCTAAAGGTTGGGCAAGGAGATTTGCTTCCTCTGTTAATAGATACTTACCTGGAATCATGAATCCTCATGCCAAAGAGGTTCAAACCTGGACTAAATTCTTCGCCCTTTCATGCTTGTTAGCTATTTTTATAGAtcccctcttcttcttcctcataaAAGTCCAAGAGGTATGTTTTTCCTTCAGAGATATCTTTTGCTTTTCCAAGTGTTTTTATCTTGCCTTTACACCACCTTTTTGAccatctttattttctcactGTAGCAAAACAAATGTATTATGATTGATTGGCCGATGACTAAAGCATTTGTAGCTGTAAGAAGTGTAACAGATGTTATATTCACTATGAACATTCTACTTCAGGtgcttttcttttgcttacatttttccatctctttataaacaaaatatgttgGCTTTAGTGCTCACGTTTGCCATATTGGTTGCAGTTCCGATTGGCCTATGTAGCTCGTGAGTCTACGGTAGTTGGAGCTGGCCAGTTAGTTAGTCATCCCAAAAAAATTGCCCTTCATTACCTCAAAGGAAAGTTTTTCCTTGACTTGTTCATAGTGATGCCACTTCCACAGGTATTGTTACGTTAGAGCTCCTACTGGTTTTAAGTAATGGTAATCAGAAGATgttcatttatgttttcttttgtttacaGATATTGATACTATGGATAATACCAGCACATTTGGGTGCATCCGGGGCAAACTATGCGAAAAACCTTCTACGAGCTGCAGTTCTTTTCCAATACATTCCAAAGTTATATAGACTTCTACCGTTTCTTGCTGGACAAACACCTACCGGATTCATATTTGAGTCAGCTTGGgctaattttgttattaatctTCTCACTTTCATGCTTGCTGGACATGTTGTTGGTTCTTGCTGGTATCTATTTGGTCTGCAGGTATGACAAACTCTCAAAAtgtctttcatttttatcttGTCCTGATCAGCAGAAGATGCATAAAGTGATTTATATTGTTTCCCGTTTTCTGTTGGTTCTTTCAGAGAGTTAATCAGTGCCTTCGAAATGCTTGCGGTAATTTTGGGCGTGAATGTCAAGATCTTATAGATTGTGGTAATGGAAATAGCAGTGTATTAGTACGAGCTACCTGGAAAGATAATGCGAGTGCCAATGCTTGTTTCCAAGAAGATGGTTTTCCTTATGGAATCTATTTAAAAGCAGTCAATCTTACCAATCATTCTAATCTCTTCACAAGATACAGTTACTCTCTCTTCTGGGGCTTCCAggtaactgtttttttttttctct from Arabidopsis thaliana chromosome 3, partial sequence includes these protein-coding regions:
- the CNGC19 gene encoding cyclic nucleotide gated channel 19, which encodes MAHTRTFTSRNRSVSLSNPSFSIDGFDNSTVTLGYTGPLRTQRIRPPLVQMSGPIHSTRRTEPLFSPSPQESPDSSSTVDVPPEDDFVFKNANLLRSGQLGMCNDPYCTTCPSYYNRQAAQLHTSRVSASRFRTVLYGDARGWAKRFASSVRRCLPGIMNPHSKFVQVWTRVLAFSSLVAIFIDPLFFFLLLIQQDNKCIAIDWRATKVLVSLRSITDLIFFINILLQFRLAYVAPESRIVGAGQLVDHPRKIARHYFRGKFLLDMFIVFPIPQIMILRIIPLHLGTRREESEKQILRATVLFQYIPKLYRLLPLLAGQTSTGFIFESAWANFVINLLTFMLAGHAVGSCWYLSALQRVKKCMLNAWNISADERRNLIDCARGSYASKSQRDLWRDNASVNACFQENGYTYGIYLKAVNLTNESSFFTRFSYSLYWGFQQISTLAGNLSPSYSVGEVFFTMGIIGLGLLLFARLIGNMHNFLQSLDRRRMEMMLRKRDVEQWMSHRRLPEDIRKSVHCGI
- the CNGC19 gene encoding cyclic nucleotide gated channel 19 (cyclic nucleotide gated channel 19 (CNGC19); FUNCTIONS IN: ion channel activity, cyclic nucleotide binding, calmodulin binding; INVOLVED IN: ion transport, transmembrane transport; LOCATED IN: membrane; EXPRESSED IN: hypocotyl, root; CONTAINS InterPro DOMAIN/s: Cyclic nucleotide-binding (InterPro:IPR000595), Ion transport (InterPro:IPR005821), Cyclic nucleotide-binding-like (InterPro:IPR018490), RmlC-like jelly roll fold (InterPro:IPR014710); BEST Arabidopsis thaliana protein match is: cyclic nucleotide-binding transporter 1 (TAIR:AT3G17700.1); Has 2826 Blast hits to 2760 proteins in 210 species: Archae - 0; Bacteria - 14; Metazoa - 1491; Fungi - 0; Plants - 890; Viruses - 0; Other Eukaryotes - 431 (source: NCBI BLink).), with protein sequence MAHTRTFTSRNRSVSLSNPSFSIDGFDNSTVTLGYTGPLRTQRIRPPLVQMSGPIHSTRRTEPLFSPSPQESPDSSSTVDVPPEDDFVFKNANLLRSGQLGMCNDPYCTTCPSYYNRQAAQLHTSRVSASRFRTVLYGDARGWAKRFASSVRRCLPGIMNPHSKFVQVWTRVLAFSSLVAIFIDPLFFFLLLIQQDNKCIAIDWRATKVLVSLRSITDLIFFINILLQFRLAYVAPESRIVGAGQLVDHPRKIARHYFRGKFLLDMFIVFPIPQIMILRIIPLHLGTRREESEKQILRATVLFQYIPKLYRLLPLLAGQTSTGFIFESAWANFVINLLTFMLAGHAVGSCWYLSALQRVKKCMLNAWNISADERRNLIDCARGSYASKSQRDLWRDNASVNACFQENGYTYGIYLKAVNLTNESSFFTRFSYSLYWGFQQISTLAGNLSPSYSVGEVFFTMGIIGLGLLLFARLIGNMHNFLQSLDRRRMEMMLRKRDVEQWMSHRRLPEDIRKRVREVERYTWAATRGVNEELLFENMPDDLQRDIRRHLFKFLKKVRIFSLMDESVLDSIRERLKQRTYIRSSTVLHHRGLVEKMVFIVRGEMESIGEDGSVLPLSEGDVCGEELLTWCLSSINPDGTRIKMPPKGLVSNRNVRCVTNVEAFSLSVADLEDVTSLFSRFLRSHRVQGAIRYESPYWRLRAAMQIQVAWRYRKRQLQRLNTAHSNSNR
- the CNGC19 gene encoding cyclic nucleotide gated channel 19 — protein: MAHTRTFTSRNRSVSLSNPSFSIDGFDNSTVTLGYTGPLRTQRIRPPLVQMSGPIHSTRRTEPLFSPSPQESPDSSSTVDVPPEDDFVFKNANLLRSGQLGMCNDPYCTTCPSYYNRQAAQLHTSRVSASRFRTVLYGDARGWAKRFASSVRRCLPGIMNPHSKFVQVWTRVLAFSSLVAIFIDPLFFFLLLIQQDNKCIAIDWRATKVLVSLRSITDLIFFINILLQFRLAYVAPESRIVGAGQLVDHPRKIARHYFRGKFLLDMFIVFPIPQIMILRIIPLHLGTRREESEKQILRATVLFQYIPKLYRLLPLLAGQTSTGFIFESAWANFVINLLTFMLAGHAVGSCWYLSALQRVKKCMLNAWNISADERRNLIDCARGSYASKSQRDLWRDNASVNACFQENGYTYGIYLKAVNLTNESSFFTRFSYSLYWGFQQISTLAGNLSPSYSVGEVFFTMGIIGLGLLLFARLIGNMHNFLQSLDRRRMEMMLRKRDVEQWMSHRRLPEDIRKRVREVERYTWAATRGVNEELLFENMPDDLQRDIRRHLFKFLKKVRIFSLMDESVLDSIRERLKQRTYIRSSTVLHHRGLVEKMVFIVRGEMESIGEDGSVLPLSEGDVCGEELLTWCLSSINPGTNNI
- the CNBT1 gene encoding cyclic nucleotide-binding transporter 1, producing MASHNENDDIPMLPISDPSSRTRARAFTSRSRSVSLSNPTSSIEGFDTSTVVLGYTGPLRTQRRPPLVQMSGPLTSTRKHEPLFLPHPSSDSVGVSSQPERYPSFAALEHKNSSEDEFVLKHANLLRSGQLGMCNDPYCTTCPSYYNRKAAQIPTSRVSALFDSTFHNALYDDAKGWARRFASSVNRYLPGIMNPHAKEVQTWTKFFALSCLLAIFIDPLFFFLIKVQEQNKCIMIDWPMTKAFVAVRSVTDVIFTMNILLQFRLAYVARESTVVGAGQLVSHPKKIALHYLKGKFFLDLFIVMPLPQILILWIIPAHLGASGANYAKNLLRAAVLFQYIPKLYRLLPFLAGQTPTGFIFESAWANFVINLLTFMLAGHVVGSCWYLFGLQRVNQCLRNACGNFGRECQDLIDCGNGNSSVLVRATWKDNASANACFQEDGFPYGIYLKAVNLTNHSNLFTRYSYSLFWGFQQISTLAGNQVPSYFLGEVFFTMGIIGLGLLLFALLIGNMQNFLQALGKRNLEMTLRRRDVEQWMSHRRLPDGIRRRVREAERFNWAATRGVNEELLFENMPDDLQRDIRRHLFKFLKKVRIFSLMDEPILDAIRERLKQRTYIGSSTVLHRGGLVEKMVFIVRGEMESIGEDGSVLPLYEGDVCGEELLTWCLERSSVNPGTIPFDSISMCS
- the CNBT1 gene encoding cyclic nucleotide-binding transporter 1 (cyclic nucleotide-binding transporter 1 (CNBT1); FUNCTIONS IN: ion channel activity, cyclic nucleotide binding, calmodulin binding; INVOLVED IN: response to nematode; LOCATED IN: chloroplast, membrane; EXPRESSED IN: 21 plant structures; EXPRESSED DURING: 13 growth stages; CONTAINS InterPro DOMAIN/s: Cyclic nucleotide-binding (InterPro:IPR000595), Ion transport (InterPro:IPR005821), Cyclic nucleotide-binding-like (InterPro:IPR018490), RmlC-like jelly roll fold (InterPro:IPR014710); BEST Arabidopsis thaliana protein match is: cyclic nucleotide gated channel 19 (TAIR:AT3G17690.1); Has 2782 Blast hits to 2720 proteins in 214 species: Archae - 0; Bacteria - 20; Metazoa - 1493; Fungi - 0; Plants - 916; Viruses - 0; Other Eukaryotes - 353 (source: NCBI BLink).), with amino-acid sequence MASHNENDDIPMLPISDPSSRTRARAFTSRSRSVSLSNPTSSIEGFDTSTVVLGYTGPLRTQRRPPLVQMSGPLTSTRKHEPLFLPHPSSDSVGVSSQPERYPSFAALEHKNSSEDEFVLKHANLLRSGQLGMCNDPYCTTCPSYYNRKAAQIPTSRVSALFDSTFHNALYDDAKGWARRFASSVNRYLPGIMNPHAKEVQTWTKFFALSCLLAIFIDPLFFFLIKVQEQNKCIMIDWPMTKAFVAVRSVTDVIFTMNILLQFRLAYVARESTVVGAGQLVSHPKKIALHYLKGKFFLDLFIVMPLPQILILWIIPAHLGASGANYAKNLLRAAVLFQYIPKLYRLLPFLAGQTPTGFIFESAWANFVINLLTFMLAGHVVGSCWYLFGLQRVNQCLRNACGNFGRECQDLIDCGNGNSSVLVRATWKDNASANACFQEDGFPYGIYLKAVNLTNHSNLFTRYSYSLFWGFQQISTLAGNQVPSYFLGEVFFTMGIIGLGLLLFALLIGNMQNFLQALGKRNLEMTLRRRDVEQWMSHRRLPDGIRRRVREAERFNWAATRGVNEELLFENMPDDLQRDIRRHLFKFLKKVRIFSLMDEPILDAIRERLKQRTYIGSSTVLHRGGLVEKMVFIVRGEMESIGEDGSVLPLYEGDVCGEELLTWCLERSSVNPDGTRIRMPSKGLLSSRNVRCVTNVEAFSLSVADLEDVTSLFSRFLRSHRVQGAIRYDSPYWRLRAARQIQVAWRYRRRRLHRLCTPQSSYSL